A window from Myxocyprinus asiaticus isolate MX2 ecotype Aquarium Trade chromosome 37, UBuf_Myxa_2, whole genome shotgun sequence encodes these proteins:
- the LOC127428364 gene encoding suppressor of cytokine signaling 7-like isoform X2, whose protein sequence is MNNAQDMSPDFVLMRLVSAAEDDRLDEENGNLSSTVQEVLAHGGIKGNFECTQNQMVGLARHGHISAVNKAPQASGTEAPDTGVMATRPSLSVPPPALHSTEAHGYDLTHRGGIGPQLLVFRNISRDSAENNSDDQRQVRAFEDQAVLASESSGSINNNMFSAVDAQHPPTWTLHPQHKLPTVAADTEAAELCHRHRLITDKKDWLPVADKTNAVSVTEPGWSCTTAQRQLQLPDGPVLELARKFGELGVAPVTEFLLKDGELPHCSCQSVLGSAGIRQGEDPTETSDALLVLEGLGSEEVNGLGINTCQKTESHNLEHGQRDMVNTMPGAFTLKCFPSVLSGQAMGVSRGLCSPACSESRLCCLLRDSVNTRAQGDTTTDKLTPEVLSPPSEPSQDTPCSSQASTPKSRADRSASRAHGASVGEKTLKVPGKSRKGSLKIRLSKLFRTKSCSGSNNILDKRPSVTFSISSAGSLVDMSGQSGGAEDAGSQPGLTRAQSAFSAATFAPFFTGETVSLVDVDISQRERNSPHPPTPPPPPRRSLSLLDAFFRALPHSAPSPMETQAPARVAPPPIICPLRGADSSSFTASLRELERCGWYWGPMNWEDAEMKLRGKPDGSFLVRDSSDPRYILSLSFRSQGVTHHTRMEHYRGTFSLWCHPKFEDRCHSVVEFIERAIMHSKNGKFLYFLRSRVPGLPPTPVQLLYPVSRFSNVKSLQHLCRFCIRQLVRIDHIQELPLPKPLIVYLRKFYYYDPEEEMYLSIKGMRQAAGVEQEAESET, encoded by the exons ATGAACAACGCGCAAGATATGTCTCCCGATTTTGTCTTAATGCGCCTGGTCTCCGCGGCCGAGGATGACCGCTTGGACGAGGAGAATGGGAATCTGTCGTCGACAGTGCAGGAGGTCTTGGCTCATGGAGGTATTAAGGGTAACTTTGAATGCACACAGAATCAAATGGTCGGCCTTGCCCGACACGGCCACATCTCAGCGGTGAACAAAGCTCCGCAAGCCAGCGGAACGGAGGCACCTGACACTGGAGTGATGGCGACTAGACCTTCGCTGTCTGTACCGCCTCCCGCGCTTCATTCGACCGAGGCCCACGGCTACGATCTCACCCACAGAGGCGGAATAGGGCCTCAGCTGTTGGTATTCCGAAACATATCTAGAGACTCTGCTGAAAATAATTCGGATGATCAGCGTCAAGTCAGGGCTTTTGAGGACCAAGCGGTGCTTGCCTCCGAGTCTAGCGGCAGCATCAATAACAACATGTTCAGCGCCGTGGATGCTCAGCATCCTCCTACATGGACGCTGCATCCACAGCACAAGCTGCCGACGGTTGCTGCAGATACGGAGGCAGCAGAGCTCTGCCACCGGCATCGTTTGATCACAGACAAAAAAGACTGGCTGCCTGTAGCGGATAAAACCAACGCTGTTTCGGTGACAGAGCCCGGCTGGAGCTGCACAACGGCGCAGCGGCAACTCCAGCTACCCGACGGTCCTGTGTTAGAGCTTGCGAGGAAATTCGGGGAGCTGGGAGTTGCTCCGGTAACCGAATTTTTACTCAAAGACGGCGAGCTGCCGCACTGTTCATGTCAAAGCGTTCTCGGTTCGGCTGGAATCAGACAAGGCGAGGACCCGACCGAGACCAGTGATGCGCTGCTGGTGCTGGAGGGCCTCGGGTCAGAAGAGGTGAATGGCCTGGGCATCAATACCTGTCAAAAGACTGAGTCACACAATCTGGAGCACGGGCAGAGGGACATGGTGAACACGATGCCAGGTGCGTTTACACTCAAATGTTTCCCGTCGGTACTGTCCGGACAAGCCATGGGGGTCTCAAGGGGACTTTGTTCGCCGGCATGTAGTGAATCGCGGCTATGTTGTTTGTTGCGAGACTCGGTAAACACCAGGGCTCAGGGTGACACCACCACCGACAAACTGACGCCCGAAGTCCTATCACCACCGTCCGAACCGAGCCAGGACACCCCGTGCTCCAGCCAGGCATCCACTCCGAAGTCCCGGGCGGACAGAAGCGCGTCTCGAGCGCATGGGGCGAGCGTAGGAGAGAAGACTCTGAAAGTACCAGGAAAATCCAGGAAGGGGTCACTTAAAATCCGCCTGAGTAAACTTTTCAGAACTAAAAGCTGTAGTGGCTCTAACAACATTTTGGACAAAAGACCTTCAGTTACGTTCTCCATATCCTCAGCTGGCAGTTTAGTTGACATGTCAGGACAGAGTGGTGGGGCAGAAGACGCGGGCAG CCAACCTGGACTAACAAGGGCACAAAGTGCCTTCTCTGCAGCCACTTTTGCTCCTTTTTTTACAG GAGAGACTGTGTCCTTGGTTGATGTGGACATCTCCCAGAGAGAGAGGAACTCCCCTCACCCTCCCACACCTCCACCACCTCCACGCCGAAGCCTCAGTCTGCTAG ATGCTTTCTTCCGAGCACTTCCTCATTCGGCCCCATCACCAATGGAGACTCAAGCCCCTGCCAGAGTTGCCCCGCCCCCGATTATTTGTCCACTGAGAGGGGCTGATTCCAGCAGCTTCACTGCCAGTCTGAGAGAGCTGGAGCGG tgTGGCTGGTATTGGGGGCCGATGAACTGGGAGGATGCTGAAATGAAGCTGAGAGGAAAGCCTGATGGCTCATTTTTGGTGCGGGACAGTTCAGACCCACGATATATCCTTAGCCTCAGCTTTCGCTCACAGGGAGTAACGCATCACACACGCATGGAGCACTATAGAG GAACCTTCAGTTTATGGTGCCACCCTAAGTTTGAGGATCGCTGCCATTCTGTGGTTGAATTTATTGAGCGAGCCATCATGCACTCTAAAAATGGCAAATTCCTCTATTTCCTGCGTTCACGAGTACCTG GACTGCCCCCGACCCCTGTGCAGCTGCTCTATCCAGTCTCACGCTTCAGCAATGTGAAATCACTCCAGCATTTGTGCCGTTTCTGCATCCGACAACTCGTCCGCATAGACCACATCCAGGAGCTGCCCCTCCCCAA ACCGCTCATTGTCTACCTGAGGAAGTTCTATTACTATGACCCAGAGGAAGAGATGTACCTGTCAATCAAAGGCATGCGCCAGGCAGCAGGTGTGGAACAGGAAGCCGAGTCTGAAACATAG
- the LOC127428364 gene encoding suppressor of cytokine signaling 7-like isoform X1, translated as MNNAQDMSPDFVLMRLVSAAEDDRLDEENGNLSSTVQEVLAHGGIKGNFECTQNQMVGLARHGHISAVNKAPQASGTEAPDTGVMATRPSLSVPPPALHSTEAHGYDLTHRGGIGPQLLVFRNISRDSAENNSDDQRQVRAFEDQAVLASESSGSINNNMFSAVDAQHPPTWTLHPQHKLPTVAADTEAAELCHRHRLITDKKDWLPVADKTNAVSVTEPGWSCTTAQRQLQLPDGPVLELARKFGELGVAPVTEFLLKDGELPHCSCQSVLGSAGIRQGEDPTETSDALLVLEGLGSEEVNGLGINTCQKTESHNLEHGQRDMVNTMPGAFTLKCFPSVLSGQAMGVSRGLCSPACSESRLCCLLRDSVNTRAQGDTTTDKLTPEVLSPPSEPSQDTPCSSQASTPKSRADRSASRAHGASVGEKTLKVPGKSRKGSLKIRLSKLFRTKSCSGSNNILDKRPSVTFSISSAGSLVDMSGQSGGAEDAGSQPGLTRAQSAFSAATFAPFFTGETVSLVDVDISQRERNSPHPPTPPPPPRRSLSLLDDIGGPQPGPFLVSVMGASLQSLPLPLPPPPPLHATIQHSLSLNDAFFRALPHSAPSPMETQAPARVAPPPIICPLRGADSSSFTASLRELERCGWYWGPMNWEDAEMKLRGKPDGSFLVRDSSDPRYILSLSFRSQGVTHHTRMEHYRGTFSLWCHPKFEDRCHSVVEFIERAIMHSKNGKFLYFLRSRVPGLPPTPVQLLYPVSRFSNVKSLQHLCRFCIRQLVRIDHIQELPLPKPLIVYLRKFYYYDPEEEMYLSIKGMRQAAGVEQEAESET; from the exons ATGAACAACGCGCAAGATATGTCTCCCGATTTTGTCTTAATGCGCCTGGTCTCCGCGGCCGAGGATGACCGCTTGGACGAGGAGAATGGGAATCTGTCGTCGACAGTGCAGGAGGTCTTGGCTCATGGAGGTATTAAGGGTAACTTTGAATGCACACAGAATCAAATGGTCGGCCTTGCCCGACACGGCCACATCTCAGCGGTGAACAAAGCTCCGCAAGCCAGCGGAACGGAGGCACCTGACACTGGAGTGATGGCGACTAGACCTTCGCTGTCTGTACCGCCTCCCGCGCTTCATTCGACCGAGGCCCACGGCTACGATCTCACCCACAGAGGCGGAATAGGGCCTCAGCTGTTGGTATTCCGAAACATATCTAGAGACTCTGCTGAAAATAATTCGGATGATCAGCGTCAAGTCAGGGCTTTTGAGGACCAAGCGGTGCTTGCCTCCGAGTCTAGCGGCAGCATCAATAACAACATGTTCAGCGCCGTGGATGCTCAGCATCCTCCTACATGGACGCTGCATCCACAGCACAAGCTGCCGACGGTTGCTGCAGATACGGAGGCAGCAGAGCTCTGCCACCGGCATCGTTTGATCACAGACAAAAAAGACTGGCTGCCTGTAGCGGATAAAACCAACGCTGTTTCGGTGACAGAGCCCGGCTGGAGCTGCACAACGGCGCAGCGGCAACTCCAGCTACCCGACGGTCCTGTGTTAGAGCTTGCGAGGAAATTCGGGGAGCTGGGAGTTGCTCCGGTAACCGAATTTTTACTCAAAGACGGCGAGCTGCCGCACTGTTCATGTCAAAGCGTTCTCGGTTCGGCTGGAATCAGACAAGGCGAGGACCCGACCGAGACCAGTGATGCGCTGCTGGTGCTGGAGGGCCTCGGGTCAGAAGAGGTGAATGGCCTGGGCATCAATACCTGTCAAAAGACTGAGTCACACAATCTGGAGCACGGGCAGAGGGACATGGTGAACACGATGCCAGGTGCGTTTACACTCAAATGTTTCCCGTCGGTACTGTCCGGACAAGCCATGGGGGTCTCAAGGGGACTTTGTTCGCCGGCATGTAGTGAATCGCGGCTATGTTGTTTGTTGCGAGACTCGGTAAACACCAGGGCTCAGGGTGACACCACCACCGACAAACTGACGCCCGAAGTCCTATCACCACCGTCCGAACCGAGCCAGGACACCCCGTGCTCCAGCCAGGCATCCACTCCGAAGTCCCGGGCGGACAGAAGCGCGTCTCGAGCGCATGGGGCGAGCGTAGGAGAGAAGACTCTGAAAGTACCAGGAAAATCCAGGAAGGGGTCACTTAAAATCCGCCTGAGTAAACTTTTCAGAACTAAAAGCTGTAGTGGCTCTAACAACATTTTGGACAAAAGACCTTCAGTTACGTTCTCCATATCCTCAGCTGGCAGTTTAGTTGACATGTCAGGACAGAGTGGTGGGGCAGAAGACGCGGGCAG CCAACCTGGACTAACAAGGGCACAAAGTGCCTTCTCTGCAGCCACTTTTGCTCCTTTTTTTACAG GAGAGACTGTGTCCTTGGTTGATGTGGACATCTCCCAGAGAGAGAGGAACTCCCCTCACCCTCCCACACCTCCACCACCTCCACGCCGAAGCCTCAGTCTGCTAG ACGATATAGGTGGGCCGCAGCCTGGGCCTTTCCTAGTGAGTGTAATGGGGGCCTCCCTGCAGTCTCTCCCTctgcctcttcctcctcctccccctCTCCACGCTACCATCCAGCATAGTCTCAGCCTCAATG ATGCTTTCTTCCGAGCACTTCCTCATTCGGCCCCATCACCAATGGAGACTCAAGCCCCTGCCAGAGTTGCCCCGCCCCCGATTATTTGTCCACTGAGAGGGGCTGATTCCAGCAGCTTCACTGCCAGTCTGAGAGAGCTGGAGCGG tgTGGCTGGTATTGGGGGCCGATGAACTGGGAGGATGCTGAAATGAAGCTGAGAGGAAAGCCTGATGGCTCATTTTTGGTGCGGGACAGTTCAGACCCACGATATATCCTTAGCCTCAGCTTTCGCTCACAGGGAGTAACGCATCACACACGCATGGAGCACTATAGAG GAACCTTCAGTTTATGGTGCCACCCTAAGTTTGAGGATCGCTGCCATTCTGTGGTTGAATTTATTGAGCGAGCCATCATGCACTCTAAAAATGGCAAATTCCTCTATTTCCTGCGTTCACGAGTACCTG GACTGCCCCCGACCCCTGTGCAGCTGCTCTATCCAGTCTCACGCTTCAGCAATGTGAAATCACTCCAGCATTTGTGCCGTTTCTGCATCCGACAACTCGTCCGCATAGACCACATCCAGGAGCTGCCCCTCCCCAA ACCGCTCATTGTCTACCTGAGGAAGTTCTATTACTATGACCCAGAGGAAGAGATGTACCTGTCAATCAAAGGCATGCGCCAGGCAGCAGGTGTGGAACAGGAAGCCGAGTCTGAAACATAG